DNA sequence from the Sneathiella sp. P13V-1 genome:
ACCTAAACCTCGTTTTGGCAAGTTATAGATCCGTGCAAAAGCAAGGCCGTCATCTTTTTGATTAATGACCCTAAGGTATGCCAGCATGTCGCGAATTTCTTTGCCTTCATAAAATCGCAGGCCACCGATAATACGATATTGGATGCCCAAAGAGAGGAACACCTCTTCGAACTCACGTGTTTGAAAACTGGCGCGAACGAGGATGGCAATGTCGTTTAAGCTCACTTTTTGGCGTTGCTGTGCTTCGATTTCTTCTGCAACCCATTTGGCTTCGGCTTGTCCGTCCCATATGGCTTTCAAGATAACTTTTTCACCATCGTTATCTTCGGTCCACAAAGTTTTTCCAAGGCGGCTTTCATTGTTATGGATCAGGCCAGAAGCAGCCCCCAGAATGTGGGCAGTCGAGCGGTAGTTCCGTTCAAGGCGGATAACATTGGCGCCTGGAAAATCTTCTTCAAAGCGAAGAATATTGCCGACTTCTGCGCCGCGCCATCCGTAAATGGACTGGTCATCATCGCCCACACAACAGATATTTTTATGCCCCTGCGCCAATAGCCTAAGCAGCAAATACTGTGCAACATTGGTATCCTGATATTCATCCACCAGAACATATTTGAAACGATTTTGGTACTTCGCCAGAATATCAGGGTGCGCCATAAAAATGCGTAAGGGATGCAATAGTAGGTCACCAAAATCACACGCGTTGAGACCCAGAAGCCGTTCCTGATAAATACGATAAAGCTCAGTTGCGCGGCCATGGGCGAAACTGTCCCCATCCGCAGATGAAATCTGATCCGGGGAAAGGCCTTTGTCTTTCCACCGGTCAATGACGGCAGCCAATCCACGTGGTGGCCACTTCTTTACGTCAATGCCTTCATCAAGCAGGATCTGTTTGATCAATCGCAACTGATCATCGGTATCTAAAATGGTATAGTTGGGAGATAGCCCAACAAGTTCCGCATGTTGTCGAAGCAACCAGACTCCAATTGAGTGGAAAGTCCCCAGCTTGATATCGATGGCTTCTGGCCCAATAAGGGCGGCTGTACGCCCCCGCATCTCCTGAGCGGCTTTGTTGGTAAATGTGACCGCAAGAATTTCCCATCCTCGCACATCCTTGGTATTCAGGATATGTGCAAGTCTGGTAACGAGAACCCTTGTTTTACCAGTGCCCGCGCCCGCCAAAACAAGAACGGGTCCATCGGTTGCTTCAACCGCAGCCCGCTGCCCTTCATTCAGGCCATTGAGATAGCTTGTATCCACTGTTTTTGCTTGTGGGGCGGCATCGAAAGCGGCCAGATCAAATTCGTTTTCCATAGGTCTTTGTATATCCTATGGTCGCGTTTTGTTCTAGTCTGTAAAGTGAGACTCAAGCCTATTTATTTTCTTCCTCGTCCCGTTCTTCAAGTTTAAGAAGGGCAGCGTTATACTCACGCAGTAAATCGTGGTAATGAAGCAAGCCAACAAGACGGGTTTCCGTTGCTGTATCGATAACCGGCAAACATTCCACTGCCGCCTCTGTCATGATCGAGAGGGCTGACTTAAGGCTGGAATCCGGAAAAATAACCGGTCCATCTGAATGAACCAGGTTGCCCGCAAGTGCTGGATCTTCATCCGTGTTTCCAAAAAGGTGGGGGCGAAGGTCTGCATATACCAAGCGGCCAACGAATGACTTGTTTTCAGGGTCAATTACCACAAACTTGTCATGATTATGCTGGCTGACGATGTGGCGTAGATCTGTCATATTGGTCGCAAAAGGAATTTCGATGAAGTCACGATCCATGATGCCGCGAACTTGTCGATATTTCAGAAATCGCAGTGCGCGGCTTTCTTTAACGTCAATGTTTCGACGTTCCAGTTGAACCTGGAAAATGCTTCGGTCGAGCAATTGTTTTGTGATGATCGTTGTCACCGCAACGGCCACCATGACTGCGATGGATAATCGGTAGTCGCCCGTTAATTCAAACACGATCAGAATTGTGGATATCGGCGCGCCAAGAACTGATGAGGCTACTGCTGTCATGCCGATAATGGCATATAGTCCGTGGCTTGCAGCCATTTCAGGGGAGATATAGGCGGCAATGATACCGAAGGCCCCGCCCGTCATCGCCCCGACGAAAAGGGACGGGGAGAAAAAACCACCGCCAAATCGGCTACCCGCAGTAATGCCCACTGCAATTGTTTTCACCACAATCAAGGACAGAAGCAGTATTAGATCATATTCTTCTTTAAGGGCCTGGTCCGTTGCTTCATAACCAACACCAATGATTTGCGGAAACGCGAGGGCAATAATTCCTAGAACAAATCCGCCAGCTGCAGGTCTAAAGACGTCCGGGATCTTAAACTTGTTGATCACTTCCTCAGAGAAAGTGATGCTCCAGACAAATAGAAGTGCCACTATGGCGGAGACGACACCCAGCAGAGCAATAGCCGGAAGTTCCCACCATGTGACGATGTTATAGTCAGGAATGATAAAGGCAGGGAAATCTCCAATGTGTATGCGGCTAACAACGGTGCCGACAACAGATGCCAGTACAATAGGAGCAACGGCCTGAGTGGCTAGCGATCCGATGACCACTTCAAGGGCGAAGAACATGCCCGCAATCGGCGCGTTAAAAGACGCCGCAACACCTGAGGCAACCCCGCACCCGATCAGAATTGGATAATATTTGGAAGGAAGTCGCAGTCGCTGCCCAACCTGACTGCCAAGCATTGCGGCAAAATGTACAACAGGGCCTTCCCGGCCTCCTGAAGATCCTGTTCCGAGGGAGACACCGCTTGCAAGAAAGCTGCTGATCCCAACCCAAAGTTTCATTTTTCCTTTTCGAAGGACAGAGGCCTCTATAACGTCCGCAACGCCTTGTATGCGGCGTTCTGGTACAGCGTATCTCAAGAAAACACCTATGATGAGGCCACCAATAACCGGGATCAGCATAATCTGCCACCACGGTAAGTCAGCAGTTCCGCTTACAACTAATTCATCATCGAAGCCGTAAAACAGATTTTGAGTTTCGGCAATCAAGAAGCGGAACGCCAAGGCTCCGTATCCTGCAAGTAAGCCTATGCCGAGGGAGCATAAGAGCAGTTTTACGGACAGGTTGTTCTTAACGGCTCCCGCAGAGGACCAGAGTTTCTTTTTTGACAAGTTAAACTCAGAGAAAAGCATGATGCGTGGAACCTTGGACTATAAGATTTTATTCTGTTTGTTATTTGTGAGTGTTAGCACTACCTGTTTTATGTCGATACTGCAAATCTTTCAACCGGTTGCGAGATAAGGGGCTGCCCATTTCAAAGATGATTTGGAGTCTTTAAGTGGCTTGTACTCACAGCCAATAAAACCGTCATAACCCTGCCTTTCTAAATGACTGAACAAGGGAGCATATGCAAGCTCACCCGTTCCAGGTTCACTCCTTAGTGGGGGGGAGGCGATCTGGATATGCGTTGTCAGAGGTAGATACTCCTGCAACCGATCGAGAACGGTCCCGTAAATGCGATGACAATGATAAAAATCGAATTGTAGTCTCAGGTTAGGGGAGTTGATATCTTTAACGATTTTTGCGGCTTGATCGAAGTCACACAAAAAATAGCCTGGCATATCAATTGGATTGATAGGCTCAATCGTCAATGTGATATCTTTTTGCGCTGCATGTTCAGCAGCCCAAGTCAAGTTTTGGACATACAGGGCTGTTTGCGCCTCTTTGGATATTTGTGAGGAGTTAAGGCCCGCCATAACATGCAGTTGCTTACATCCAAGTGCAGTTGCGTAAGAGATCGCCTGAAAGACGCTTTCTTGAAACTCAGACTGCCTATCGGGGAGGGAGGCAAGGCCACGCTCTCCTTTATCCCAATTGCCGGGAAATAAATTAAACAGTGCTTGAGTGAGATTATGGGCGGCGAGCAATTCTGCCAGCTCTGATGCGGTATATTCATATGGGAATAAATATTCGACGGCATCAAAACCGTCTTCGGCAGCAAGAGCAAAGCGGTCGCGAAAAGGAACTTCGGTATAGAGAAAGCTCAAATTCGCGGCCAGCTTGATCATGGGAATTATCCCTCAGTTTTCTTGATGATTGGTTCCGCGAAAGAGGGGGCCTGATCCCAGGGGAAGAGGATCCATGTGTCCTGACTGACTTCTGTAATAAAAGTATCTACCCGCTGGCGGCCTTTTGGCTTTGCATAGATCGTAGCAAAATGGGCTTCCGGAATCATTTCGCGGACATATTTTGCTGTAATGCCGCTGTCAACCAGATCGTCAACAATCAACCATCCCTTACCGTTGTTTGGAATATCCAGACCTTTAATGATATCGACTTCACCAACGGTTTTATCGTCGCGGTAGGCTGCAATACACACGGTGTCGATGTTGCGGATGTCAAGTTCTCGGGCCACAATCGCCGCTGGGACCAGACCGCCTCGTGTTACTGCAACAATGCCTTCAATTGGTCCGATTTCTGAAAGGCGCCACGCTAGCGCGCGTCCGTTTCTGTGCAACTCTTCCCAGGAGACAGGGAAATATTTCGTATAACCGGCTGGATCGCCCATGTTCACGCTCCTCACATGAAAAATGTTGCGCGGATTTTTATCTCGTTCGTGTGTAATTGAAAACCCCCAAAAATTGGGAAAAGGCTCAAAAGTGCTCTATATTGCCCATATGGGACAGAAAAAGCCGACAAAAGCACAATTGCGCTATCTGATGATGGGGAAATATCAGGCTGGAGGCAAGCTGCCACTTTTTGATCGTGATGGGCAAATGATTAAACCAACCACCATAAAATCGTGCGTTGAGAGTGGGTGGGCGGAGCCGTGGTTTAATAATCCAATTAAGCCGGATTGGTTGGTGTGCCGATTAACGGATGAAGGCCGTCAGCAGATACCAGACTAGATATCAAACGTGATCGCTGTCGCAATTATTGTGATTTATGTAAAAAAATACTGATTTATGCTCGGAAATTGGGCAATGTTTCACTGCGACGATTTGGATATATTCTAGCGGGGGAAATCGTGACAGATTCAATTGAAGGCCTTCTGGCGGCTACAGTTCTTTTCTTGGCAATTCACATTATTCCATCCAGCTTTTTAAGAGGCGCGCTTGTGAACAAAATTGGCGAGCCTGTCTATATGGCTGGCTATAGCATCCTGTCCGGTATTCTGATGGTGTGGATGGTGTTGGCATATTTTGGTGCTCCTTATGGCGATATAATTTGGGAAACCGGAAATTGGGCGCGTTATGCCGCCATACCGTTGATGTTTGTGGCCTCCGTTCTGTTTATTGGCCCGTTTACTGGAATGAACCCAACCGGAGCAAAGGCGCAGAAAACAATTGATAGCGTGGGGGCGTATTCCGGACTTAACGCCATTACGCGTCATCCGATGATGTGGTCTTTTGTGCTTTGGTCAATTGTGCACCTTATGAACAATGGCGATGTCAAATCCATCATATTCTTCTGTGGTTTTGGGGGATTGGCTCTCGCAGGGACATTGTTAATTGATGCCAAGCGTGAAAAAGAGTTGGGAGAGAAGTGGGATGAGTATGCACGCCGTACGTCAAATATCCCATTTGCAGCTATTCTAACGGGGCGTGCCAAGTTGAGTGTCAAGGCATTATGGTGGCGTGTGGCTATTGGCGTTGTAGTCTTTATGGCCTTCTACCACACGCATCTGATGGTGATTGGGGTTTCACCTTTTCCATTTAAATAACCGGTTAATCAGACATTACCATGCAAGTTGTGCTGCCGTGGGCGTACAACTTGCCATTTTCATCCACAAGGCGTGCCTCTGCGGTTGCCATTCTGCGCCCCTTGTGTACGACATGCCCTGTGCAGATAACTTTTCCCATGCCCGGCATCATGGCGCGAATGTACTTAACGTTGAGATCGATTGTCGTATAACGTTCGCCAGCTTCAAGGACGGAATGCACACTGCACCCCAGTGCGGAATCCAGCAATGTCGCAGCATAGCCACCATGTACCGTTCCAATTGGGTTTAAGTGCCCCGCAGCTGGGACGCCTTCAAAAACAACTTTTCCTTCTTCTGCTGAAACAAGATCAAAATCCATGGTGTCACCAATCGGGGCACGTTTTTGGCCTTGGTTAAAAGCGAGGTTTAACTGTTCTAGGCCTGTCAATTTACTTAAGTCGGGGGAGGTTTTCATTTGTCTTCTCTTGTTAGTTTATTTTTTGGACTATGCCTGTCTCATTTGTCAAAATCAATAACGGACATCACACTTTTCTTGAAAAATTTCCTAAATCCGAATAATTTACAGTAAATTATTTGATATACGGAAAAATATTCTGATGAATAAGGTCGATAGAGAAATTTTAAATATCCTGCAACTTGATAGCCGAAAATCCTATTCTTCAATTGGAGAAGTTGTGGGGCTTTCAGTAACCGCGGTTAAGGATCGTATCGACAAGCTGCAGGCCAAGGGCGTGTTCCAGAATTTCTCTATTAAGTTAAATCGAGAGCGTGTAGGTGCAGATGTATTGGCCTTCGTTCAAGTCGCGATTGATCGTCTTGAAGACTGTCAAACGTTTGAAACCGAAATGCGCAACACTGACAGCGTTTTAGAGTGCCATCATATTACAGGGGCATTTAATTATCTTTTGAAACTGGTGGCCCCCTCGATGGCAGAATTAGAGAAAATCCTCACTGATGACATAAAAATCGCTGGCGTGGTCGGGCGCACAGAAACAACTATTGTTTTTTCCTCCCAGAAAGACAGTGCCTTCATAAACTGTGTGAAAATGGGAGAGGGTAATGAATGAGCTTATTATTTTGTTCGCCAAAAGTGTCGGGATTGGCGTTGCTATTGCTGCCCCAGTTGGTCCGGTAGGAGTTCTCTGCATGCGAAGGGCTGTCTCTTCTGGACGGTTGTCAGCTATCACTACGGGGCTTGGCGCAGCAACCGCTGATGCAGTCTACGCATCAATCACCGCTTTTGGCTTAACCGCGATCGCGGATCTTTTGCTTGAGTTTAAAACACCGGCGGCGGCCATCGGTGGGATCTTTTTGATTTTTCTCGGGATTAGAATTGCGCAGTCAGCAATGAAAGGGTCTGAGGTCTCTGCGGCAGGATCCATAAGTACGAAAAACTTGCTGACGGGTTATTTTTCAACCTTTCTGCTAACGATGACCAATCCGGCAACAATTCTCTCCTTCGCGGCGATATTTGCGGGTATTGGTTTTTTGCAGAATCTCTCTGATAAATACTCAGCTGTTTTGCTTGTTGGCGGTGTATTTTTAGGGTCAACAATCTGGTGGATTATCCTTGCCAACCTTGCCACAGAATTAAAGAAACGCCTTGGTGCCAGGTTTGAAAGATACGTCAATTTTCTCTCGGCCATCATTATTGGCTTGTTTGGTGTGCTTGCGTTGGGTAGCCTTTTGCTCGACAATTAATTATTGTTGGGGCTGCAACAATTATTGAATCGATACATCTGACAGGAGTGGTAGATGAAAATTCTTCCAGAGATTGAAGCAATTCACGCGGAAATGACTGAGTGGCGTCATAAAATTCACATGCATCCGGAAACAGCATTTGAAGAATATAAAACCGCTGATTTTGTCGCTGAGAAGCTCGAGAGCTTTGGACTTGAGGTTCACCGTGGTCTAGCGAAAACCGGTGTCGTCGGAACATTGAAAGCCGGAACTGGTAATCGCGCCATTGGTCTTCGGGCTGATATGGACGCGCTGGATCTGCAGGAACTTAATGATTTTGCTCATAAGTCTCAGATTGACGGTAAGATGCACGGTTGTGGTCATGACGGTCACACTGTGATGCTTCTTGGTGCCGCAAAATATTTGTCAGAAAGCAAAAACTTTGACGGTACCGTTCATTTCATCTTCCAGCCTGCAGAAGAGAATGTTGCTGGTGGGCGCGTGATGATTAAAGACGGCCTGTTTGAAAAATTTCCGGTGGAAAGCGTTTATGGTATGCACAATATGCCTGGCTTTGAGGTTGGCGAATTTGCAGTGCGGACAGGACCGATTATGGCATCAGCCGATTTCTTCGAGGCAAAAATCACAGGTGTTGGTGGTCATGGGGCTTTCCCACACCTTACCGTGGACCCGATCGTTATCGCATCTGAAGTTATCGGTGCCTGGCAGAAAATTGTCAGTCGGAATGTTGACCCGCTAAAATCCGCGGTTATCACGGTCGGGCAGATTCATGGCGGTCACACAGGCAACGTGATCCCGGAAGAAGTTGTCTTTAGTGGAACAACTCGTGCTTTCGACCCGGAAGTTCAGAATATGATTGAATCCCATATGGAGCGTATGCTGAAAGGCATATGTGACGCCTATGGGGCGACATGCGAATTCACTTACGATCGTCGCTATGCGCCTACCATCAATACGCCTGATGAAACCGCGATGGCGATCTTAACCGCACAAGAGCTGGTTGGCGAAGCTGCTGTCGATAAGGATGTCACACCGGTAATGGGCGCAGAAGATTTCTCCTGGATGCTACAGGAACGCCCAGGCTGCTATATCATGATCGCCAATGGCGCAGGAGAAGGCAGCTGTCACGTCCATAATCCAAAATATGACTTCAATGATCAGATTCTGCCTCTAGGGGCGACTTATTGGAGTCGTTTGACTGAACGCATTCTCACAAAAGACGCGGCGTAGTAATAAAATTACCGCATTAGCCCGATATGGCGTCGGGCTAGTGACGGAGAACACAAATGCGTGATTTAGGGTTTTGTGTTTTATTATCTTGTTGCCACATTAAGTCTTACACCCGTTCCAAACTAATGGAGTGATGTTTGGTATGACAGTACAGGTAAAATTCTGGGGCGTTCGAGGGTCGATTGCGACACCTTCACCTAACCATATTAAATATGGAGGGAATACCTCTTGCGTGGAATTGATCCTGGACGATCAGATTATTATCTTCGATGCCGGAACAGGGGTACGTAATCTGGGTGATTGCTTGCTGGGAAGAGGTATTACAGATTACCTGTTCTTGCAGTCCCACACCCACTGGGATCATATCAACGGCTTCCCTTTCTTTGCGCCTGTGTACCGCGATGATGTAAACATCAAGATTTATGCAGGCCATTTGGGGCATAGTTGTGGCATCCGTCATGTTTTGTCGACTCAGATGTGTCAGCCTACTTTCCCGGTTCCTTTCGACGCTTTATCTGCTGAAATTGATTTTTGCGATTTTAAAGCAGGTGAGAGCTTCTCGTTAGGTAAAGGCATTGAAGTTTCAACGGCTCCACTTAACCATCCTGATGGCGGTACAGGATACCGTGTTGAATATGATGGTGTCAGTGTTTGTTATGTTACCGACACGGAACATACACTTGGTAAAATGGATGAAAATATCCTGAAACTAATCGAAGGGGCTGATCTTGTCATTTATGACAGCACCTATACCGATGAAGAATTCAGTAAATATATCGGTTGGGGGCACTCCACCTGGCAGGAAGGCGTAAAGCTCTGTCAGGAGGCAGGCGCAAGGCAGCTTGCCATTTTCCATCACGACCCTTCCCATGATGACGAAAAGATGGACAAAATTGCAGAGGCTGCTGCCAAAGAATGGGATGGTACATTGGTTGCTCGTGAAGGGATGACCTTGGAGCTTGAAAAGAACAAAGTCCCGCTTCTGGTTGATCTCGCCTGTTAATCTTTGCTGACCAGTGATTGATAGAAAGCCTCTATTAACGGGGTATTTTCTTTGCTGCGATGCATAATAAGATACTCACGACGTTTGATGTCGCTGTCATTTATTCGCACCGATTTCAGCCTTTTGTCATGCATGATTTCCCGGCGGGATAGGAAAGTACCCCCTAGATTATTGGCTGCAGCTTCAATAACCATATCTGTGTTGGGATAATACTGAGCTGTATTCTCCGTCAGTTTGAGATGTTGCAGAATGGTTTTTTGAATGCTTTCTTCCAGAGGGTTATCGGAAACCAGAATAATATCATTGCTTCCAATCTCACTTGAAATGACCTCATTATAATTGGCAAGAGGATGCGACTTGTTGACGCTAAATGTTAGTGGCTCTTCTGCAATCGGAAAGCTAACGAGATCATCATGGCTTGAAGGTGAGCCTGAAATTGCAATATCCACAAGAAAATCCTGAAGGCTGGTTTCCAGAGTGGTTTGATCTTCTATGGAAAAACTTAGCTTAATGTCTGGGTATTTGTTTCGAAAAGAAGCCGTTGTAGGGAACGCACGAGCGGCAATGTCGCAGGCAATTCGGAGTCTGCCTGATTTCATCTGCATAATTGATGTTAGTAAATGATGTGCTTCTTCTGCAATGTTGAAGTATCGATCGGACAGGTTCAGCAGTAAAGATCCGGTTGACGTTAGAGTGACGGACTTGCCAACGCGCTTAAAAAGTTCAGCGCCATATTGAGTTTCCAGGGATTTGATTTGTTGTGTTACAGCAGGTTGTGTAAGGCCCAGAAATTTGGCCGCAGCGGTAAAGCCGCCAGTTTTTGCAACGGCGTGAAAAGCCTTCAGCTGAGTGTGAGTGATTGTCGGGTTTTGTACCATGCCCGGCTGATTTCCTTTTGTTGTCACTTTCACGATCTCGGCTTTACAAAATACTTTAGTTAAAAAGAACCTATAATGGAATATAAAATATTTATAATATTTAAAAGGTTGTGTTGGCGTTATGCCCAACTCTTAGCACAAATTCTTCCAACCATTTTAAAGGAACTGAATGACGACAGAAACTGCTTTCCACAAGTTTGTTCAATTGTTAAACAAAATAAAAACAAAAAATATGAGGGAAGAATGCTCTATTTTATTCGTCATGGTGAGGCGGCAAGTTCTTGGGATCAGTCTACTGATCCTGAGTTAAGTGAATTGGGGCGCAAGCAAGCGCAGCACGCCGCTAGAATAATGAAAGAGGAAATAGAGCCGATTTCGATTTTCAGCAGTCCATTGAAACGTGCCCAGGAAACCGCTGCGCCGCTTGCTGAATATTGGAATAGTGTACCTAAGATAATTCCCAACATTGCAGAAATACCTTCAGATGGTATTCCGTTCGATAAGCGTCGAGAATGGTTGAACGAGATCATGGTTTCCGGGTGGAAGGATCAGGCAGATAACTTGCTTGAGTGGCGTAACGGTATCCTTGATATAGTCAAAAACCAACGCGGTGATGCTGTTTTCTTTACTCATTTTATGGTGTTGAATACAATTGTTGGTGCAATTGATAATGTGGATGCCATAATGAGCTATCGACCGGATAATTGCTCGATCCTGAAAATCGATAACTCAGGATCGGAACTATCTATTGTTGATAGAGGCTTGGAAGCATCTACTGTGGTGGGATAACGGCCTGACCAAAGAGTGTTTAAGTTAAGAGCTTTACCGGAGTGTTTAAAATGACGGATGAGACTGCTCAACATCAAGATGACCAGAGGAATGATGGCTATCAGGTTGAGGAACAAATTGGTTTCCTGCTGCGGAAAGCCCACCAAAGGGCTAGTGCCATTTTCCAAGGGCAATTTAACGATCATCAGATCACTCCAACACAATTCTCAACTCTTGTAAAACTGCGGGATCGCGGGGAAGCTTCACAAAATCATCTTGGGCGACTTACGGCTATGGATCCCGCTACCATTCAGGGAGTTACCCGTCGTTTGATTGACCGTGGACTTGTTGCCACAAAGGCAGACGAGCAGGATAAGCGGAAAATGCTACTTAGCTTGACGCCAGAAGGTGTAGCGCTGATTGAAAAGCTTGTCGATAAAGGGAAAACGGTAACAGAACTTACGCTGGCTCCTATTAGCGCTGAGGAGCAAAAGCAACTATTAGATCTTTTGAAGAAGATCACTTAATGCCAATCAAAAGGGGTTTAACTTGGCTGAATTAGATCTAACGGGTTTTAACATCGTCCTTGTGGATGATAATTCCTATATGGTGTCTCTTCTTCGCAGAACCTTTGCGGGGCTTGGGGTTGGTAACATAAAGACTTTTACAGATGTGAAAAGTGCCATCGATTTTATCAAGTTGGTAAAAGAAAACCCAACGAAGGCGGGCATGATGAATTTGGATTTCATCGTGTCAAATTGGCAAATGGCCCCGATTGATGGTTTGATGTTCCTGAGATGGATCCGTACACACAGCGAAAGTCCGAACAAATTTATTCCATTTTTGATGGTCACAGGCTTTGGAGACAAATCAAAAGTGGAAGAAGCCAGAGATCTTGGGGTGACGGAAGTGTTGGCAAAACCGTTTTCCGTGAATTCCGTCGCGGATAAAGTCTTGCAACTATTGAGTTCTGGACGGCAATTTGTTCAGAATAAAGACTATTTCGGACCGGATAGAAGACGTCAACTCCTTCCCTACGAAGGAGAAAACAAGCGATTGCTGACGGAAAAAGATCCACGTGTCAAAGTGATTTACGAGTAGGAGGAGACGATGAATAAGCCAAAAATCGAAGTGCGTCTTTATCGTATGAGAAATCGCTTGATGGAGAAAGCGGGTGGTATTGGGGCGACTGCAGAAAACAGTGATTTCCCTGTTCATATTCTTGAAGAGACAGAGCATCTTTTTCAGGAAATGATCTCTGACTATCCAGACTGGGTGCAGGACAGCTTAAGCAAGCTTAGTGGTTACGTGGAAGTTTGTATAAATTTTGAAAACAAGCGCATTGTTACCTATAAATCGATTAACGAAATTGCTCATGAAATGAAGGGGCAGGGGGGGACGTTTGGCTATCCGCTTGTGTCAACATTTGGCGATAGCCTTTATGATTTTACAGGGCCGAACGCTGGCTTATCAGACAACCATGTCCAGATTATCAAAGCCCATGTGGACGCAATGAAAGCCACCATCAACGGCCGAATACAAGGGGATGGCGGGCAGATTGGACAAGAATTAAAGAAAATGCTGTCCGCAGCGATCAGACAATATCAGTAACCAAGCCTCTTTCACATTATAGGCATAGATACCGTTTTGTTCTGAAGGCCTCTGCTTAAAAGCAGAAGGCTCATCAGTCTTATTGCGGGAAAGATTTATGCTTAAATTCAGAGTGTTGTCTAAAAACTTTGTGACGTTTGGTTTAGCTGTTTTTTTCGGGATGTCCTCAACAGTTGCTAAAGAGGCGTTTCAGAACAAACAATCTC
Encoded proteins:
- a CDS encoding M20 aminoacylase family protein, with translation MKILPEIEAIHAEMTEWRHKIHMHPETAFEEYKTADFVAEKLESFGLEVHRGLAKTGVVGTLKAGTGNRAIGLRADMDALDLQELNDFAHKSQIDGKMHGCGHDGHTVMLLGAAKYLSESKNFDGTVHFIFQPAEENVAGGRVMIKDGLFEKFPVESVYGMHNMPGFEVGEFAVRTGPIMASADFFEAKITGVGGHGAFPHLTVDPIVIASEVIGAWQKIVSRNVDPLKSAVITVGQIHGGHTGNVIPEEVVFSGTTRAFDPEVQNMIESHMERMLKGICDAYGATCEFTYDRRYAPTINTPDETAMAILTAQELVGEAAVDKDVTPVMGAEDFSWMLQERPGCYIMIANGAGEGSCHVHNPKYDFNDQILPLGATYWSRLTERILTKDAA
- a CDS encoding MBL fold metallo-hydrolase codes for the protein MTVQVKFWGVRGSIATPSPNHIKYGGNTSCVELILDDQIIIFDAGTGVRNLGDCLLGRGITDYLFLQSHTHWDHINGFPFFAPVYRDDVNIKIYAGHLGHSCGIRHVLSTQMCQPTFPVPFDALSAEIDFCDFKAGESFSLGKGIEVSTAPLNHPDGGTGYRVEYDGVSVCYVTDTEHTLGKMDENILKLIEGADLVIYDSTYTDEEFSKYIGWGHSTWQEGVKLCQEAGARQLAIFHHDPSHDDEKMDKIAEAAAKEWDGTLVAREGMTLELEKNKVPLLVDLAC
- a CDS encoding LysR substrate-binding domain-containing protein, which translates into the protein MVQNPTITHTQLKAFHAVAKTGGFTAAAKFLGLTQPAVTQQIKSLETQYGAELFKRVGKSVTLTSTGSLLLNLSDRYFNIAEEAHHLLTSIMQMKSGRLRIACDIAARAFPTTASFRNKYPDIKLSFSIEDQTTLETSLQDFLVDIAISGSPSSHDDLVSFPIAEEPLTFSVNKSHPLANYNEVISSEIGSNDIILVSDNPLEESIQKTILQHLKLTENTAQYYPNTDMVIEAAANNLGGTFLSRREIMHDKRLKSVRINDSDIKRREYLIMHRSKENTPLIEAFYQSLVSKD
- a CDS encoding histidine phosphatase family protein — protein: MEYKIFIIFKRLCWRYAQLLAQILPTILKELNDDRNCFPQVCSIVKQNKNKKYEGRMLYFIRHGEAASSWDQSTDPELSELGRKQAQHAARIMKEEIEPISIFSSPLKRAQETAAPLAEYWNSVPKIIPNIAEIPSDGIPFDKRREWLNEIMVSGWKDQADNLLEWRNGILDIVKNQRGDAVFFTHFMVLNTIVGAIDNVDAIMSYRPDNCSILKIDNSGSELSIVDRGLEASTVVG
- a CDS encoding MarR family winged helix-turn-helix transcriptional regulator; this encodes MTDETAQHQDDQRNDGYQVEEQIGFLLRKAHQRASAIFQGQFNDHQITPTQFSTLVKLRDRGEASQNHLGRLTAMDPATIQGVTRRLIDRGLVATKADEQDKRKMLLSLTPEGVALIEKLVDKGKTVTELTLAPISAEEQKQLLDLLKKIT
- a CDS encoding response regulator; the encoded protein is MAELDLTGFNIVLVDDNSYMVSLLRRTFAGLGVGNIKTFTDVKSAIDFIKLVKENPTKAGMMNLDFIVSNWQMAPIDGLMFLRWIRTHSESPNKFIPFLMVTGFGDKSKVEEARDLGVTEVLAKPFSVNSVADKVLQLLSSGRQFVQNKDYFGPDRRRQLLPYEGENKRLLTEKDPRVKVIYE